From Pedobacter aquae:
TTTGCATCAGTTAAGCTATAATTTTGAGGAACAGATGAATTACCTACACCAGCTATACTTTTTAATAAATGGAAGTTTTTACCATCATTAGACCTATAAATATGAAACTTCTGGTTATTGGTTTCTGTAGCTGTAGACCAAGCCAGCTTAACCTCATTATTTTGGTTAAACCCATTGAAAGAAAGCAAACTTACCGGTAAAGTATAAATACCACTAGTAGCCAAAGTTTGGTTAAAATTTAACCATGGACTACCTAAAATAGAACTATCGTTAGATGATATGAATAAAATTTGCTCATTTGCAGCTATACTGTATGACCTAGCAGTAAGGGTTTGTGGTGATGGTACAAAGTTATCTCCACGGGTAAAATGAATTTCATGCTGATTACCTGCTGGCATTAAAGTATCTAGATTTAGCGTTACATTTGTGTTGTTATCATTTCTAAATGATGCATAAACTGCTCCGTTTAACCTTACCACTAACCCTTTAACACCGTTTACGGTAAGTCGGCTTACCGAAGCTTCCCCCGTTGCGTTTGCTCTTCTGATTTCTGTGATGAAGAATTTTCTGGTATTTGCCGGATATGTGAATGGAGTTGTTCCTGTAGAAAGGTTAAATCTTAATCTAATTTCTGAGGCTAACCTAACGAAATCTCTTAAAGTACCGGCCATAGCAGTATCTACAGAAGTAAAATCATGCTGATGTATAATAGCTCTTAAGCCACCATAGGTATATCTTTTGCCAGGCTCATCTATGGTAAAAACTTTTGGGTTTAATAAGCCGAACCTTCCGTAAGTAAATCTGATACGGCCATCAATACTACCTGCTTGCGTAGCTACATTATCTTTAGGATAAACTTCTACCAAACCTACCATTCTATCTGGCAACATGATCCATTGCTGAAAAGAAGCCCAGTTGGTATCAAAACCTCTAGGGCCGGATGTTTGGTATTGTAAAATAGAAGGAGTAGAAATTGTAGCAGCAGTTTTAGCTACATTACTTTTAGCATTCATTTTGGTACTCATATAGCCCCAATCTGTCCATTCTGTTGTTCTGGTACTAGTAGCAAAGTTTCTAACATGAACTTTAGCATGTACAGCCATTAAAGCAGCATCCATTTCATCTTGTCCGGCAAATCTTCCGGGCTGGGTTGTCATGGCGCCAACAATGGTTTGTGCACCTGGAAAATCCTCATTACCAGAGACATTTCTACCAGATGCAGCATAAGAGAAACGGCCATATCTTGCTTTAGGTCCTTGGATATTTCTGTTATAAACAAAAAAATTATCGGGTACTGGTGAAGATGACAGATTCATCTTATGAAAAGTAACCGAAAGTGGGTCGCCATCAAAACCATAAACCTGATGGTATCTATCATAAACAGATTTCAGGTATGGATTTTCTGTGATGTATAAAATGGGCGCTAAAGAGGCAGACCTAGAAAACAAATGTGTTGCACCGTTCCACATCGTTTTCCAGGCGCCTGCCGTGTAATACTCTGGTACCTCTAAGGGTTCTATGTCTAAAATTTCATAATTGGCTGATTTTGAAATGATATCCCAAGCAGGCTGATACTCTATCATAGCCCAAATTTTAGCTAGAGAAGCCGTTGTACCGCCATGATAATTTGCTACTTCATTTTGCTTTTTGATATAGCTGTAACCTCCATCAGGATATAAACCGTATTGATGTAAAGAATCTACCAATACTTTAGCCCTATCAATCCAACCATTATTATTTCTATATAAACCCGCATGGATTAATACTTCTGCATAAGATATATCTCGATTGGTATAAATACCTTTTAATAATTCTGTTTGGCTAAAGATGATATTAGACCTGTTGAAGAATTGTCTGCCCATTTCATCGGCTGCACCACGCATTTTTTGCTTTAAGCTAGTAGGTATATAATCAGGAAAAGAAAATTCAGACATGTACCAACCATAGGTTACTAATGGAGCTGCAAACCAATCATTTAAAGCATTTGCCGTTGTACCTGGCACACCATTACTATCAGACCCGTTGATTAAATAATCATCAGAAGTAGCATATAAACTCATTAAAAAGCGTCTAAAAAGCTCTGGATGATTGCGGTAATTACTTTGCGGAGAAATTAGCAACCAGTACATTTTCTCTATATTATCTCCTAACAGGCGAGAATTATATTCCTGTGGGAAAACAAAATTACCAGGTGTAGATTTTGCAAAAGCAGGAAAACTACTTGCTAAATAAGATGAAGCCCAAGCATTTAAGCTGGCAATAAATGGATTTGTAGCCTCTGTAGTATGCAATGGTGGCGGATTAAACCCTATTGCTTTTTGAGGAACTAAAGGAGTGCCTGGTGTTGCATCTCTTAAAGCTTCAATTTCTAAAGCTAGGGTATTGGCCTCGGCATCATAGCCTGCATTTTGTGCTAGTAATTTACGCTCTTCAGCAACATCTATGGCTATATCTTTTAGCTCGGCCAAAGCCGTAAGCGGTACGATAGAAATATCATCAAACCAAATGTTTTTTGGATAAGGACCTGTAGGAAGTGCTGTTGATGTATTTGGCCGAATAGAAATACGCATGTTGGTACGTTCTGTAACCGTCCAAGTTGAAATATCTACATACATTTTGTACCTACGCCATGTACTGGTAGGTGTAAAAACTTGTAAAGGGGTAGCTACTGTACCAGAGCCATCTCCATTAGAGGTAATACTCTCGGTAGATTTAAAAATATTAACCGTTACCGGATATACCTGATCTGATTTCATGTAGAAACTAACTACATAATTTCCGGCAGGTACAGGTGTTATATTTCCG
This genomic window contains:
- a CDS encoding T9SS type A sorting domain-containing protein is translated as MILHFINFKKIARYTLVAFTLANFGTAKAQSNLLSNAGFEITPTGTPAFLNTSNAGTPSGRPNEWQLIISSSNCSGSPCALGSATIVSNTVNSGARSLFLQIDKQTNRNDIRLLQSFGNITPVPAGNYVVSFYMKSDQVYPVTVNIFKSTESITSNGDGSGTVATPLQVFTPTSTWRRYKMYVDISTWTVTERTNMRISIRPNTSTALPTGPYPKNIWFDDISIVPLTALAELKDIAIDVAEERKLLAQNAGYDAEANTLALEIEALRDATPGTPLVPQKAIGFNPPPLHTTEATNPFIASLNAWASSYLASSFPAFAKSTPGNFVFPQEYNSRLLGDNIEKMYWLLISPQSNYRNHPELFRRFLMSLYATSDDYLINGSDSNGVPGTTANALNDWFAAPLVTYGWYMSEFSFPDYIPTSLKQKMRGAADEMGRQFFNRSNIIFSQTELLKGIYTNRDISYAEVLIHAGLYRNNNGWIDRAKVLVDSLHQYGLYPDGGYSYIKKQNEVANYHGGTTASLAKIWAMIEYQPAWDIISKSANYEILDIEPLEVPEYYTAGAWKTMWNGATHLFSRSASLAPILYITENPYLKSVYDRYHQVYGFDGDPLSVTFHKMNLSSSPVPDNFFVYNRNIQGPKARYGRFSYAASGRNVSGNEDFPGAQTIVGAMTTQPGRFAGQDEMDAALMAVHAKVHVRNFATSTRTTEWTDWGYMSTKMNAKSNVAKTAATISTPSILQYQTSGPRGFDTNWASFQQWIMLPDRMVGLVEVYPKDNVATQAGSIDGRIRFTYGRFGLLNPKVFTIDEPGKRYTYGGLRAIIHQHDFTSVDTAMAGTLRDFVRLASEIRLRFNLSTGTTPFTYPANTRKFFITEIRRANATGEASVSRLTVNGVKGLVVRLNGAVYASFRNDNNTNVTLNLDTLMPAGNQHEIHFTRGDNFVPSPQTLTARSYSIAANEQILFISSNDSSILGSPWLNFNQTLATSGIYTLPVSLLSFNGFNQNNEVKLAWSTATETNNQKFHIYRSNDGKNFHLLKSIAGVGNSSVPQNYSLTDAKPLSGTNYYKLVQVDFDGKSTELKIIAVNTGISNQQELDIIVLPSEFKLSAFTAKEENAKLYVYDISGKCVQTSLLSFAKGENHVFLSKVPLVKGVYIVKLEVGTKQVHKKFIHGE